CGTATGAGTAAAGAGTGAAGAGCATGATTTATAATTTGTTGAAAATTGGTGTAAAAGGAAAGATAGGTGGCAGGTATGGGAGGTTTATCTGCTGTGCAGACACCAAAAGGGAATTAGGACGCACATCACATGTTTATGTTTGCCCAAAGATGTGTATCACGAGTTGAAACTATTTTGGTCACTGAAATTTTTGACTGGCCTCAATTTTGCTTTCTAAATTTATAGTTGTCCAATTAACATCCCAAAATATTAAATCATGCTTCACATTTGTTTTTGTAGTTATTGTTGTTAACGAAAATTTGATGTGATCCGTTAAGTTGACAGAATGTATATCCATGTGGCACCTTGCCAAAATAGATGTGTAATGAGTAAATGATGTGacaaaaattgaaagaacttaATTTAATTCTCCCATAGATAATAAAACTCTAATTTGTAACCCTCCTTTCTGAATACTTAGAGTCCAAAAAAGAGCATTCATAGTGGCATATCCAAAAGCATTGCTCACCAATAACTAAACAAATATCCAGAAACTCATGAACAAAATATATCCAAAAATTCTTTAACAAAATAGCCAAGTATTTAGACACACATAACCATCTTCCAGTGACACAAGATAAAcataattaagaaaataactaCCCTGACTATAATAGTCCATCACAACTAAACATCATTCATTTCTTCTTAGGAGGTTTGAATGATGGCTTCACTTCTGGTGTTGgaaaaaatttcataaattcAGCCATCCTTAAAGATGTTCCAACACTTGCTCCTTGCAATGGGTCAACACTTGATGATCCTGGAGCTGGAGATGCTTTACTCTTAGGTTGTAATTTGTTGGGTCTTGTTGCAGGAATTACCTATAGTTGCATGAGTAGAATACAAGTTCTCGTCAATCAAAGTAACAATTAAATTAAACAGTAGTTtaaaataaacattaaaaacACAAATAATAAGACATATTGGATTCTTACTTGTTCCTGATCTCCATTATCTGACTGTAAAAAAGGTGTTTCTGATAGCACAATCTCTGAAGGAGCATTACCTATTGTTGGGGCTGCAGAAATGGCAACATCAGTTGCTGGAACAGGGTCACCCTCTATTTCTCTGTCTTGTGCAGACTGACCCTCTATGGCTTCATTTACATTAGAACCCTTGTTTTTCTCCTTAGCTATTACAGCTGCTACAGCAGCAAGGGCAGCTGTAATGTCATCAGCTTTTCTATGGGAGCAGCTTCTCTTCGTGTGACCTTTTGTCCCACAGTAAGCACAAGAAAACTCCTTGTACTTTCTAGGTAGTTTTGTTGCATCTGTCTTATTTTTCTTACTTTCTCAAAGCTCTTCATCTGCATCCTTTCGTCGTTTCTGCTTCAAAGGACCTGGCTTTCTCCGAATCTTGGGAGCCTGAGGCCTACTATACTGAGACTTCTTCTACATTATCTGAAACATTTTACAACTACTaccaaataagaaaaaaaatcttataCCTGTGATCTGCCAGAATCTGTATGTGCATATCTACTTTTTCAAGTCAACAACCATGTTTGTTGGCCACCCATGAATCTCAAATCTATGATAGTCATCATCACTATACCACACCAAACGCCATTTTTGTGACTCCTTCCTTATCTTCTCTAGTCTGCTCCTCTGAATAGAAGATAACCTGCCAATGTGGTGTTGTAACTTCACTTTGTTTTTTACAATTGTTATCATCACGAACATGAATACTTCCTCTAGTAGAGTGAGTATAGGCTTTGCCCTATACTCCTTTATCCTTGCATTGAAAACTTCGCACGCGTTATTACAAATGTTATTCAGCTTTGAATCATGGTCAAAGTATGCCTTCGTCCAACTTTTCTTCGGCCATTTGTTCAAGTAGGCCTAGGCATCCTCATTCTTTCTCTTTACCTTCTCCATCTTCTGCTCAAAGTCATGCCTAGTTGTCTCTCTTGCATATTCCCATAACATGGTTCTTAACTCTTACTCTTTCCATTGCTTGTTAAAGTTCTTCCACAGGTGCCACACACAAAACCTATGGTGCACTCTAGGCATCAATTCACGGACTGCTGGAATTAATCCCTGCCATAATATGCAGCACAATTAGTAGTTACTGTTATCGAGCCCCAATTGAGCCCcccaaataaaaatttatgacTCTATCTGATCccttaaatttaaattatgtcCCAACAGAGTCCTCCAAAGTTGTAGTCAAATTTTTTAAAGCTTAAATGTTTATGTCCGACATGAAGCACCAGTTGTTAGAGGCTACATCACCCAGATCATCCAACAGAAGCTCCAAAAACCAtcgccaatttttttttgttctagACCTCTACAATGGCCCAAGCGATGACACATATGTGGTTGTTAGCGTCTTGTCCAACTGCGGCTAGTATTTGTCCTCTAAAGTGTGTCTTCAAAAAGGCTCCATCTAGTCCAATTAGAGACCGACACCCagccttgaatcctttcttGCATCCATCGAGGCATATGTACATTTTTTCAAAAGTTGGTTCTCCTTTAGGTTGTGGCTTCACTCCTATTTTAACAGTTGATACAGGGTTACTTTTCAGTAATGTCTCTGCATAATCTATGAGAAGTGTGTATTGTGCTGCCGCATCCCCATATACAATGTTCCTTGCATCACTTAAGGCCCTAGTCAGAGAGGATTTATTCAAGTCAAGATCACACTTCCTTTTGAAGTAATCAGATGCTTCTCCATGCTTAAGGTTAggatattttcttattttctttatcaTCTTTGAGGCTAGCCACTTCCTATTTGCTGTCCTGTTTTTAGTCCTCCTTGCACATGTATGGTTGTTGTTGAATGTTTTCAACTGCCAGTAAGTCTCTTCATGATCTATAGAGGCATATGCAACCCACTTACAACCCTCCTTCTTGTACTTGCAAACAGCTCTCACCCTATAACTCTCATTTCTTCTAAAATTGATTTGTCTCCCCTCTTGTATGGTGAACTCTCTCACTGCCTTAATAGAATCATGTTTGCTATTGAACTTCATCCCGACCTCCAACTTTAGCTCTCCAAATCTTGCTCCCTCCATGAACATTGGGAAAGCATCGTCATCATCCACATAAGATTCTTTGTCTGAATTAGGTGGGGTCtttattttctcaaattttCATGAATCATTTTCATCGAAATCATCGTGGTATGCATCAAAGGCGTCATATAGTGGCTGGACCTCACTAACTTTTTCTATCACTTGACCCAGATCAACTTCCTCATTAGAATTTTGAACTATCAGCTCATCTTCTTCACACAAGTCTTCGAGATATATCTTACTTTTTGccttattcttcttcattttcaacaCTCTGGTTCTTGCTGCAGCAATCTCAGAATCAGAATCATCATCACTTAAATTATCAAAAGCTTTGGGTCCAGGTCTATATAGCTCATCTTCCGTACTCTCATACGAGTCACTACTGTCACTGCTTAATGTCACTGTAGAGACATCACCAACAGCCTTCTCCCCTTTGGGTGCAAATCTTGAAGCTGATCGTGTCACTTATTTTGGTGGTGGTATTGGTACCTTCTTGACAGCGCCTTTTTTTGGGGGTAGACTTTGAATTCTTTTTGACACTTGTTGCAGACTTCTTTGTAGTAGTGGGTGGAATAGACTtctcatatttatttattttttgtttagaaGAACATGGCTTGGGCTGGGCTAGAGGTGTGGAGGTGGTGGACTGGGGTGTAGGATCTAAGGTGGGATGGCTTGT
This sequence is a window from Arachis stenosperma cultivar V10309 chromosome 10, arast.V10309.gnm1.PFL2, whole genome shotgun sequence. Protein-coding genes within it:
- the LOC130955331 gene encoding uncharacterized protein LOC130955331; the protein is MEGARFGELKLEVGMKFNSKHDSIKAVREFTIQEGRQINFRRNESYRVRAVCKYKKEGCKWVAYASIDHEETYWQLKTFNNNHTCARRTKNRTANRKWLASKMIKKIRKYPNLKHGEASDYFKRKCDLDLNKSSLTRALSDARNIVYGDAAAQYTLLIDYAETLLKSNPVSTVKIGVKPQPKGEPTFEKMYICLDGCKKGFKAGCRSLIGLDGAFLKTHFRGQILAAVGQDANNHICVIAWAIVEV